One Aphidius gifuensis isolate YNYX2018 linkage group LG5, ASM1490517v1, whole genome shotgun sequence genomic region harbors:
- the LOC122857538 gene encoding transcriptional repressor p66-beta isoform X11, producing MLISRGDEKSVIMESMDLDGDAVVDLSVNSVRRDSLSVSVNLSSNDTDTALDLGIHFLSPHVDNNVTETRNIQNAARGILPAKSGDEKRTRRNLRPRTERSYAESPDEPRLNGHVNGNVSDSDEGELPPLLPIKELSSIELAERERTLRKLKEELRSEEMKLVLLKKLKQSQQLKENIAAIPKVTSKLPPITVQPQTPHNRTNKALPPLLRGQPAPSRNSTSLHGPPPGMLLLPNTGRSSTGISPNMVIPQPPHPRNRSTNVSANVSSYHAPADRTERSTKDPTPVPSHQERSREDNQTPAQRQAAAKLALRKQLEKTLLQIPPPKPPPPEMHFVPNPSNTEFIYLVGLEHVVDFITKEPAIPPPPEPFECTQCKTDFTPVWKWEKPATSGKKDGPRGQHATFLRPPAGRDPRVICEHCVTTNVKKALKAEHTNRLKTAFVKALQQEHEMEQKLAQTSPSPDPPTPKPIPKPVTPTRRVATPPAPVQAPSPIQTPPTTKHQEHPLIKLTESGKFSPHHVATAAALQQQIMRELTKNQVQGLSGHQPLPAHMMPFNPILYPYQLAMAQATGGKGLVELQRQAADLQRQYLLDMIPSQASQGQGSQASSRTHQHNWKT from the exons ATGTTAATTTCACGAGGCGATGAAAAG TCTGTCATCATGGAATCAATGGACTTGGATGGAGATGCAGTGGTTGATCTCAGCGTAAA cagTGTCCGACGTGATTCACTTTCAGTATctgtaaatttatcaagtaatgATACAGACACAGCGCTAGATCTTGGTATTCATTTTCTATCACCACATGTGGACAATAATGTAACAGAAACAAGAAATATACAGAATGCAGCTCGAGGAATTTTACCTGCAAAATCAGGCGACGAAAAAAGAACGAGACGAAATTTGCGACCAAGAACAGAACGTAGCTATGCAGAAAGTCCTGATGAGCCGCGATTAAATGGCCATGTTAACGGTAACGTCTCGGATAGTGACGAGGGTGAATTACCACCACTTTTACCTATCAAAGAGTTGTCCTCTATTGAATTAGCTGAAAGAGAAAGAACTCTTAGAAAACTGAAAGAAGAATTAAGATCTGAAGAAATGAAATTAGTTTTGCTTAAGAAGTTAAAGCAGTCACAGCAACTCAAAGAAAATATCGCTGCTATTCCAAAAGTTACGAGTAAACTTCCACCAATCACAGTACAACCGCAAACACCCCACAACAG AACGAACAAAGCACTCCCACCATTACTGCGCGGTCAACCAGCACCAAGTCGTAACAGCACCAGTCTTCATGGACCACCTCCAGGTATGCTCTTGTTACCGAATACAGGAAGATCGAGCACCGGAATATCACCCAACATGGTTATTCCACAGCCCCCTCATCCTCGCAATCGATCGACAAATGTTTCTGCAAATGTATCAAGCTACCATGCTCCAGCAGACAGAACCGAAAGATCTACGAAAGATCCAACTCCAGTTCCTAGTCATCag gAACGGTCGAGAGAAGATAATCAAACACCCGCTCAACGCCAGGCAGCTGCAAAGTTAGCACTTAGAAAACAACTTGAAAAGACTTTGCTCCAAATACCGCCTCCAAAACCACCGCCACCAGAGATGCATTTTGTACCGAATCCATCGAACACTGAATTCATCTATCTCGTCGGTCTCGAACATGTCGTTGATTTTATTACCAAGGAACCTGCGATTCCCCCACCACCAGAACCTTTTGAGTGTACACAGTGTAAAACAGATTTCACACCAGTATGGAAATGGGAAAAACCAGCTACAAGTGGAAAAAAAGATGGTCCACGAGGTCAGCATGCGACATTTTTACGACCTCCTGCAGGCCGTGATCCGCGAGTCATATGTGAACACTGTGTCACAACAAACGTCAAAAAAGCACTAAAAGCTGAGCATACAAATAG ATTGAAAACTGCATTTGTCAAAGCCCTTCAGCAAGAGCACGAAATGGAACAAAAATTAGCTCAAACAAGCCCAAGTCCAGATCCTCCGACTCCAAAGCCTATACCAAAACCAGTTACACCAACGAGACGAGTGGCAACACCACCAGCACCTGTGCAAGCACCCTCACCTATCCAAACACCTCCAACCACCAAACATCAAGAACATCCTCTTATAAAGCTTACGGAAAGTGGCAAATTTTCACCACATCATGTTGCAACTGCCGCTGCtcttcaacaacaaataatgagAG aattaaCGAAAAACCAGGTACAGGGATTGTCAGGTCATCAACCACTTCCTGCTCACATGATGCCGTTTAATCCGATTCTCTATCCTTATCAGTTAGCAATGGCACAAGCTACTGGAGGCAAAGGTCTCGTTGAATTGCAACGCCAGGCAGCTGATCTTCAACGTCAATATCTTCTTGACATGATACCCTCACAGGCTAGTCAAGGTCAGGGAAGCCAAGCATCTTCACGTACTCATCAACATAACTGGAAAACGTAA
- the LOC122857538 gene encoding transcriptional repressor p66-beta isoform X8, whose translation MSVIMESMDLDGDAVVDLSVNSVRRDSLSVSVNLSSNDTDTALDLGIHFLSPHVDNNVTETRNIQNAARGILPAKSGDEKRTRRNLRPRTERSYAESPDEPRLNGHVNGNVSDSDEGELPPLLPIKELSSIELAERERTLRKLKEELRSEEMKLVLLKKLKQSQQLKENIAAIPKVTSKLPPITVQPQTPHNRTNKALPPLLRGQPAPSRNSTSLHGPPPGMLLLPNTGRSSTGISPNMVIPQPPHPRNRSTNVSANVSSYHAPADRTERSTKDPTPVPSHQQLLLAQENKTTPSISTPTIPEQERSREDNQTPAQRQAAAKLALRKQLEKTLLQIPPPKPPPPEMHFVPNPSNTEFIYLVGLEHVVDFITKEPAIPPPPEPFECTQCKTDFTPVWKWEKPATSGKKDGPRGQHATFLRPPAGRDPRVICEHCVTTNVKKALKAEHTNRLKTAFVKALQQEHEMEQKLAQTSPSPDPPTPKPIPKPVTPTRRVATPPAPVQAPSPIQTPPTTKHQEHPLIKLTESGKFSPHHVATAAALQQQIMRELTKNQVQGLSGHQPLPAHMMPFNPILYPYQLAMAQATGGKGLVELQRQAADLQRQYLLDMIPSQASQGQGSQASSRTHQHNWKT comes from the exons ATG TCTGTCATCATGGAATCAATGGACTTGGATGGAGATGCAGTGGTTGATCTCAGCGTAAA cagTGTCCGACGTGATTCACTTTCAGTATctgtaaatttatcaagtaatgATACAGACACAGCGCTAGATCTTGGTATTCATTTTCTATCACCACATGTGGACAATAATGTAACAGAAACAAGAAATATACAGAATGCAGCTCGAGGAATTTTACCTGCAAAATCAGGCGACGAAAAAAGAACGAGACGAAATTTGCGACCAAGAACAGAACGTAGCTATGCAGAAAGTCCTGATGAGCCGCGATTAAATGGCCATGTTAACGGTAACGTCTCGGATAGTGACGAGGGTGAATTACCACCACTTTTACCTATCAAAGAGTTGTCCTCTATTGAATTAGCTGAAAGAGAAAGAACTCTTAGAAAACTGAAAGAAGAATTAAGATCTGAAGAAATGAAATTAGTTTTGCTTAAGAAGTTAAAGCAGTCACAGCAACTCAAAGAAAATATCGCTGCTATTCCAAAAGTTACGAGTAAACTTCCACCAATCACAGTACAACCGCAAACACCCCACAACAG AACGAACAAAGCACTCCCACCATTACTGCGCGGTCAACCAGCACCAAGTCGTAACAGCACCAGTCTTCATGGACCACCTCCAGGTATGCTCTTGTTACCGAATACAGGAAGATCGAGCACCGGAATATCACCCAACATGGTTATTCCACAGCCCCCTCATCCTCGCAATCGATCGACAAATGTTTCTGCAAATGTATCAAGCTACCATGCTCCAGCAGACAGAACCGAAAGATCTACGAAAGATCCAACTCCAGTTCCTAGTCATCag CAGCTACTTTTGgcacaagaaaataaaactacACCATCAATAAGTACTCCTACAATACCTGAACAG gAACGGTCGAGAGAAGATAATCAAACACCCGCTCAACGCCAGGCAGCTGCAAAGTTAGCACTTAGAAAACAACTTGAAAAGACTTTGCTCCAAATACCGCCTCCAAAACCACCGCCACCAGAGATGCATTTTGTACCGAATCCATCGAACACTGAATTCATCTATCTCGTCGGTCTCGAACATGTCGTTGATTTTATTACCAAGGAACCTGCGATTCCCCCACCACCAGAACCTTTTGAGTGTACACAGTGTAAAACAGATTTCACACCAGTATGGAAATGGGAAAAACCAGCTACAAGTGGAAAAAAAGATGGTCCACGAGGTCAGCATGCGACATTTTTACGACCTCCTGCAGGCCGTGATCCGCGAGTCATATGTGAACACTGTGTCACAACAAACGTCAAAAAAGCACTAAAAGCTGAGCATACAAATAG ATTGAAAACTGCATTTGTCAAAGCCCTTCAGCAAGAGCACGAAATGGAACAAAAATTAGCTCAAACAAGCCCAAGTCCAGATCCTCCGACTCCAAAGCCTATACCAAAACCAGTTACACCAACGAGACGAGTGGCAACACCACCAGCACCTGTGCAAGCACCCTCACCTATCCAAACACCTCCAACCACCAAACATCAAGAACATCCTCTTATAAAGCTTACGGAAAGTGGCAAATTTTCACCACATCATGTTGCAACTGCCGCTGCtcttcaacaacaaataatgagAG aattaaCGAAAAACCAGGTACAGGGATTGTCAGGTCATCAACCACTTCCTGCTCACATGATGCCGTTTAATCCGATTCTCTATCCTTATCAGTTAGCAATGGCACAAGCTACTGGAGGCAAAGGTCTCGTTGAATTGCAACGCCAGGCAGCTGATCTTCAACGTCAATATCTTCTTGACATGATACCCTCACAGGCTAGTCAAGGTCAGGGAAGCCAAGCATCTTCACGTACTCATCAACATAACTGGAAAACGTAA